One genomic segment of Vulpes lagopus strain Blue_001 chromosome 9, ASM1834538v1, whole genome shotgun sequence includes these proteins:
- the CA3 gene encoding carbonic anhydrase 3, translating to MAKEWGYASHNGPDHWHELYPIAKGDNQSPIELHTKDIRHDPSLLPWSASYDPGSCKTILNNGKTCRVVFDDTYDRSMLRGGPLTGPYRLRQFHLHWGASDDHGSEHTVDGVKYAAELHLVHWNPKYNTFGEALKQPDGIAVVGIFLKIGREKGEFQLFLDALDKVKTKGKEAPFTNFDPSCLFPACRDYWTYHGSFTTPPCEECIVWLLLKEPMTVSSDQMAKLRSLFSSAENEPPVPLVGNWRPPQPIKGRVVKASFK from the exons ATGGCCAAGGAGTGGGGCTACGCCAGCCACAACG GTCCTGACCACTGGCATGAACTTTACCCCATTGCCAAGGGAGACAACCAGTCGCCCATCGAACTGCATACTAAAGACATCAGGCATGACCCTTCTCTGCTGCCGTGGTCAGCCTCTTATGATCCTGGCTCTTGCAAGACCATCTTGAACAATGGGAAGACCTGCAGGGTTGTGTTTGATGATACTTATGATCGGTCAA TGCTGAGGGGTGGTCCTCTCACTGGACCCTACCGGCTTCGCCAGTTCCATCTTCACTGGGGCGCCTCCGATGATCACGGCTCTGAGCACACCGTGGATGGAGTCAAGTATGCAGCAGAG CTTCATTTGGTTCACTGGAATCCAAAGTATAACACTTTTGGAGAAGCTCTCAAGCAACCTGACGGGATAGCTGTGGTTGGTATTTTTCTGAAG ATAGGACGTGAGAAGGGCGAGTTCCAGCTGTTCCTGGATGCATTGGACAAAGTTAAgacaaag GGCAAGGAGGCGCCCTTCACAAATTTTGACCCATCCTGCCTGTTCCCGGCCTGCCGGGACTACTGGACCTACCACGGCTCCTTCACCACACCGCCCTGTGAGGAGTGCATCGTGTGGCTCCTGCTGAAGGAGCCCATGACTGTGAGCTCCGACCAG ATGGCAAAGCTGCGGAGCCTCTTCTCCAGTGCTGAGAATGAACCCCCAGTGCCCCTGGTGGGGAACTGGCGCCCTCCCCAGCCTATCAAGGGCAGGGTGGTGAAAGCCTCCTTCAAATGA